A region of Selenomonadales bacterium 4137-cl DNA encodes the following proteins:
- a CDS encoding M20 family metallopeptidase, with amino-acid sequence MNQKHAAFQFVDDHREEMLALWREVVTLESGPHEKAGIDAVGARFRQVLEEAGATCRVVEFAQAGNMLIGELGAKSTLPGVILLGHMDTAIPAGAIAERPFTIRDGKAYGPGVLDMKGGIVAFLYAIKALKAAGYDARAIKVLLAGDEEVLHAHSAAADALVSEAAGHAAAFNCETGFVDNGIVVGRKGIARIMMEVKGVAAHAGNDPENGRNAIIELAHKAIAVQGLTDWDKGISFNVGVIQGGTTSTAVPDHAKIFIDVRYKEPDDLPGVIARVEEVAAKTYIDGTSTKVVLLDGLKPMKTTEGVMKLFELVAAASEENGFGKPYAKYVGGGSDSAYTVIAGVPTVCAMGVKGGRNHSPEEYAVVDTLFERAKLLIASVLKLEA; translated from the coding sequence ATGAACCAGAAGCACGCGGCCTTTCAGTTCGTGGACGACCATCGCGAGGAAATGCTTGCCCTGTGGCGAGAGGTGGTGACGCTGGAAAGCGGGCCGCACGAAAAGGCGGGGATTGACGCCGTCGGCGCCAGATTCAGGCAGGTGCTGGAAGAAGCGGGCGCAACCTGCCGGGTGGTGGAATTCGCACAAGCCGGCAATATGCTTATCGGCGAGCTGGGCGCCAAGAGCACTCTGCCGGGGGTCATTTTGCTGGGGCATATGGATACCGCCATCCCGGCGGGGGCGATTGCCGAGCGGCCGTTCACCATCAGGGACGGAAAGGCTTATGGGCCGGGGGTCCTCGATATGAAGGGCGGCATCGTCGCTTTCCTCTATGCCATCAAGGCGCTGAAGGCCGCGGGCTATGACGCGCGGGCGATCAAGGTTCTGCTGGCCGGTGATGAGGAGGTCCTTCACGCCCACTCGGCTGCGGCGGACGCGCTTGTGTCCGAAGCCGCCGGCCATGCGGCCGCTTTCAATTGCGAAACCGGGTTTGTCGACAACGGGATTGTCGTCGGCCGCAAGGGGATAGCGCGGATAATGATGGAGGTTAAAGGGGTTGCCGCCCATGCGGGCAATGATCCCGAAAACGGGCGCAACGCGATCATCGAGCTTGCCCACAAGGCGATCGCGGTCCAGGGTCTCACAGACTGGGACAAGGGCATATCGTTCAACGTCGGCGTAATCCAAGGCGGGACAACCTCCACCGCCGTTCCCGACCACGCGAAAATCTTCATCGATGTACGCTACAAGGAGCCTGACGACCTGCCTGGGGTGATCGCCCGGGTTGAAGAAGTCGCCGCCAAAACTTATATCGACGGTACATCCACTAAAGTCGTTTTGCTCGACGGCCTGAAGCCGATGAAAACAACCGAGGGAGTAATGAAGCTGTTTGAACTGGTCGCAGCGGCCAGCGAAGAAAACGGTTTCGGCAAGCCATACGCCAAATATGTGGGCGGCGGCTCGGATTCGGCCTACACGGTGATCGCCGGCGTACCCACGGTGTGCGCCATGGGGGTGAAGGGCGGCCGCAACCATAGCCCCGAGGAGTACGCTGTCGTGGATACGCTCTTTGAACGGGCCAAGCTGCTTATCGCCAGTGTGCTGAAGCTGGAAGCTTAG
- a CDS encoding glycyl-radical enzyme activating protein, whose amino-acid sequence MSTIAGNIFQIQRWSVHDGEGIRSTVFFKGCPLRCRWCANPESWHGAPEVLFFHSLCSGCGRCVQACTSGAIAVVNGIARTVSPEKCRGCGKCCEGCPTGARKMMGKVCSVDDILRIIQRDAIFYRTSGGGVTFSGGEPFAQPEFLRQLAADCHRLGIDTAVETCGHFDWEQVKDIVALLDGVFVDIKHMDDAVHRRLTGVGNRLILENIALMSRLKPGVIVRVPLIAGVNDGERNIRAMGEFLQLRTRVQGVELLPYHDLGVGKWEAVGASATVFTAPDDSRVDAAKQIIASCGLRIVDYK is encoded by the coding sequence ATGAGCACAATAGCGGGTAATATTTTTCAAATCCAGCGATGGTCGGTTCATGACGGCGAGGGGATAAGAAGCACAGTCTTTTTCAAGGGTTGCCCGCTGCGCTGCCGGTGGTGCGCCAATCCCGAGTCCTGGCACGGCGCTCCGGAAGTCTTGTTTTTCCATAGCCTGTGCAGCGGCTGCGGGCGCTGCGTTCAGGCGTGCACCAGCGGCGCGATTGCCGTAGTGAACGGCATTGCTCGGACGGTATCCCCGGAAAAGTGCCGCGGCTGCGGCAAGTGTTGCGAAGGTTGCCCTACCGGAGCCAGGAAAATGATGGGCAAAGTCTGCTCCGTTGATGATATTTTGCGGATTATCCAACGGGACGCCATCTTCTACCGGACGTCGGGCGGCGGAGTGACATTTTCCGGCGGCGAGCCCTTCGCCCAGCCGGAATTCCTGCGCCAGCTGGCGGCTGACTGTCATCGTCTGGGCATCGATACCGCGGTCGAAACCTGCGGCCATTTTGACTGGGAGCAGGTCAAGGATATCGTGGCGCTTCTGGATGGCGTTTTTGTAGATATCAAGCATATGGACGACGCGGTTCACCGGCGGCTGACCGGGGTCGGCAACCGCCTGATACTGGAAAACATCGCGCTGATGTCCCGCCTTAAGCCCGGGGTGATCGTGCGGGTCCCGCTTATCGCCGGAGTCAACGACGGAGAGCGGAACATCCGGGCTATGGGCGAGTTTCTGCAGCTTCGGACACGGGTTCAAGGGGTTGAGCTGCTGCCGTACCATGACCTTGGGGTCGGCAAATGGGAGGCCGTCGGCGCCTCGGCCACCGTGTTTACGGCGCCGGACGACTCCCGGGTCGACGCCGCCAAGCAGATTATCGCTAGCTGCGGCTTACGCATTGTTGATTATAAATAG